The following are encoded in a window of Kiloniellales bacterium genomic DNA:
- a CDS encoding LysR family transcriptional regulator: protein MDSLSAMELFARVVQAGSFSAAARGLSLTPSAVSKQIGRLEDRLGARLITRTTRQFALTEEGRAFHERAVRILAEVAEAEQAVTDLRGEARGTLRVNAPFAFGRQHIAPLLPRFLEQHPALRIDLTFNDRFVDLVEEGVDLVIRIGELADSSLVARRLARNRRLVSGSPAYFERHGRPAEPADLAGHNCLVYTYRALRNDWIFVGPDGVEQSVRVSGNLEANNAEALHAAVLQGSGLALLPLWLIGQDLEAGRLLEALPGYHAPDSAIYAVYPPGRHLSPKVRRFIDFLAERFAEPDCGLPRG from the coding sequence ATGGACAGCCTCAGCGCCATGGAGCTCTTCGCCCGCGTTGTCCAGGCCGGCAGCTTCTCGGCCGCGGCCCGCGGGCTCAGCCTGACTCCCTCGGCGGTCAGCAAGCAGATCGGCCGCCTCGAGGACCGGCTCGGCGCGCGGCTCATCACCCGGACCACGCGGCAGTTCGCGCTGACCGAGGAAGGCCGTGCCTTTCACGAGCGCGCGGTCCGGATTCTGGCCGAGGTGGCAGAGGCCGAGCAGGCGGTGACCGACCTGCGCGGCGAGGCGCGCGGCACGCTCCGTGTCAACGCGCCCTTCGCCTTCGGGCGCCAGCACATCGCGCCGCTGCTGCCGCGCTTTCTCGAGCAGCATCCGGCGCTGCGCATCGACCTGACCTTCAACGACCGCTTCGTCGACCTGGTCGAGGAGGGCGTCGACCTGGTGATCCGGATCGGCGAGCTGGCGGATTCCAGCCTGGTCGCGCGCCGCCTCGCCCGGAACCGCCGGCTGGTCAGCGGGTCGCCGGCCTACTTCGAGCGCCACGGCCGGCCGGCCGAGCCGGCGGACCTCGCCGGTCACAACTGCCTCGTCTACACCTACCGGGCGCTGCGCAACGACTGGATCTTCGTCGGGCCGGACGGCGTCGAGCAGTCGGTGCGGGTCTCGGGCAACCTGGAGGCCAACAACGCCGAGGCCCTGCACGCCGCCGTGCTCCAGGGGTCCGGGCTCGCCCTCCTGCCGCTCTGGCTGATCGGCCAGGACCTCGAGGCCGGCCGCCTGCTCGAGGCCCTGCCCGGCTACCACGCGCCCGACAGCGCGATCTATGCGGTCTACCCGCCAGGCCGCCACCTCTCCCCAAAGGTCCGCCGCTTCATCGACTTTCTGGCCGAACGCTTCGCCGAGCCGGACTGCGGCTTGCCGAGAGGGTGA
- a CDS encoding MFS transporter, with protein MAAQADARRPAGKAAIAAWCFYDWANSAFPTVVVTFVFAAYFERALAPTPEAATSQWGTAISISALSVALLAPVFGAIADKSGRRKPWVALFTAICLVAGAGLWTVEPSLDFALRALILVAVANAAFELAHVFYNAMLPEIAPRHMMGRISGWAWGLGYFGGLMSLVLCLLLLIWPDPPLFGLDPEMAEPVRATALLVTVWFFVFSLPLFLMTPDHPAGSYSWAEAVREGLGQLVGTFLRLRRYANIAWFLLGRMIYIDGLNTLFVFGGIYAAGRFGMDTEEILIFAILLNVTAGLGAFAFGWIDDWIGAKRTIIISVVALIALGAAVLLVESKLWFYIVGATLGVFVGPAQSASRSLMARLAPEEMRNEMFGLYAFSGKATAFLGPFVVTVLTAATDNMRIGMSSILVFLLVGLLIFLRVKEPK; from the coding sequence GTGGCCGCCCAGGCAGACGCGCGGCGGCCGGCCGGCAAGGCGGCGATCGCCGCCTGGTGCTTCTACGACTGGGCCAACTCGGCCTTTCCGACCGTCGTCGTCACCTTCGTCTTCGCCGCCTACTTCGAGCGCGCCCTCGCGCCCACGCCCGAGGCGGCGACCAGCCAGTGGGGCACGGCGATCTCGATCTCGGCCCTTTCCGTGGCGCTGCTGGCCCCGGTGTTCGGCGCGATCGCCGACAAGAGCGGCCGGCGCAAGCCTTGGGTCGCGCTCTTCACGGCGATCTGCCTGGTCGCCGGCGCCGGGCTCTGGACCGTGGAGCCCTCGCTCGACTTCGCGCTCAGGGCCCTGATCCTGGTGGCCGTGGCCAACGCCGCCTTCGAGCTGGCCCACGTCTTCTACAACGCCATGCTCCCGGAGATCGCGCCGCGCCACATGATGGGGCGAATCTCCGGCTGGGCCTGGGGGCTTGGCTATTTCGGCGGCCTGATGAGCCTGGTCCTCTGCCTCCTGCTGCTGATCTGGCCGGACCCGCCGCTGTTCGGCCTCGATCCCGAGATGGCCGAGCCGGTGCGCGCGACCGCCCTGCTCGTCACCGTCTGGTTTTTTGTCTTCTCGCTGCCGCTCTTCCTCATGACCCCGGACCACCCGGCGGGCTCCTACTCCTGGGCCGAGGCGGTCCGCGAGGGACTGGGGCAGCTCGTCGGGACCTTCCTGCGGCTCCGGCGCTACGCCAACATCGCCTGGTTCCTGCTGGGCCGCATGATCTATATCGACGGCCTGAACACGCTCTTCGTGTTCGGCGGCATCTACGCCGCGGGCCGCTTCGGCATGGACACCGAGGAGATCCTGATTTTCGCCATCCTGCTCAACGTGACCGCGGGCCTGGGCGCCTTCGCCTTCGGCTGGATCGACGACTGGATCGGCGCAAAGCGGACCATCATCATCTCGGTGGTTGCGCTCATCGCCCTCGGTGCCGCCGTGCTGCTGGTCGAGAGCAAGCTCTGGTTCTATATCGTCGGCGCGACGCTTGGCGTCTTCGTCGGCCCGGCCCAGTCGGCCAGCCGCTCGCTCATGGCCCGCCTGGCGCCAGAGGAGATGAGGAACGAGATGTTCGGGCTCTATGCCTTCTCCGGCAAGGCGACCGCTTTCCTCGGGCCCTTCGTCGTCACGGTGCTGACGGCGGCGACCGACAACATGCGCATCGGCATGTCGTCGATCCTGGTCTTTCTCCTGGTCGGTCTCTTGATCTTTCTTCGGGTAAAGGAACCGAAGTAA